In Prosthecobacter sp. SYSU 5D2, one genomic interval encodes:
- a CDS encoding tetratricopeptide repeat protein, whose protein sequence is MILRCALLLTLLSAAALRAESPPPPEVIALLKETQSLQQQQRYVEAMVKLDEIEALAPGLADLYNLRGALYLTPALRDFDKATEQLDKAAALQPGAVAPLFNKAELLFVKHDWAAAAAAFQKLLDQFPKLPMQVRHLTLYKRLICEVKQGQFEAAEKTLKDHFKFMDDTPAYYYSQVAIAYGKDDEIKAKEWLSRADAIYKPAEASAYLDSLMEARWVGNISLPPLEKK, encoded by the coding sequence ATGATCTTACGCTGCGCCCTCCTGCTCACACTCCTGTCGGCTGCTGCGCTCCGCGCGGAATCCCCGCCGCCCCCGGAAGTCATCGCCCTGCTGAAGGAAACGCAGAGTTTGCAGCAGCAGCAGCGCTACGTGGAGGCCATGGTCAAGCTGGATGAGATCGAAGCCCTGGCCCCTGGCCTGGCCGACCTCTACAACCTGCGCGGCGCGCTCTACCTGACACCGGCCTTGCGCGACTTTGACAAAGCGACGGAACAACTGGACAAGGCCGCCGCTCTGCAACCCGGCGCAGTCGCCCCTCTCTTTAACAAAGCCGAGCTGCTCTTTGTCAAACATGACTGGGCGGCCGCAGCGGCAGCCTTTCAAAAGCTCCTGGACCAGTTCCCCAAGCTGCCCATGCAGGTCCGCCACCTGACCCTCTACAAACGGCTCATCTGCGAAGTGAAACAGGGCCAGTTTGAGGCGGCGGAAAAGACGCTGAAGGATCACTTCAAGTTCATGGATGACACGCCTGCCTATTATTACAGCCAGGTGGCCATCGCCTATGGAAAGGACGATGAGATCAAAGCCAAAGAATGGCTGTCCAGGGCCGATGCCATCTACAAACCGGCGGAAGCCTCCGCCTACCTGGACTCCCTGATGGAAGCCCGCTGGGTGGGCAACATCAGCCTGCCTCCCCTGGAAAAAAAATAA
- a CDS encoding cytochrome-c peroxidase: MKTTLLLTTSLLSLLATSAMADALSDSYLAMFKPLPTEALSPDNELTEAKINLGRMLYYETRISKNGKMSCNSCHMLDKYGQDNLPFSPGHEGKLGGRSSPSVYNAAFHIAQFWDGRAPTVEEQAKGPVLNPVEMGMPSADFVVDVLKSIPGYVEAFKAAFPGEENPVHYDNFGRAIGAFERKLVTPSRWDEYLKGQKAALTAEEQKGYETFAKAGCATCHNGPAIGGAMYHKLGLVKAWPELKDLGRYEATKVDSDKHFFKVSSLRNVTETGPYLHDGSVTSLEQMVSMMAEHQLGKTLTAEETASIVTFLKSLKGEIPAEYIAQPELPASGPNTPKA, translated from the coding sequence ATGAAAACCACCCTCCTTCTCACCACCTCCCTGCTGTCTCTGCTGGCCACCTCCGCCATGGCGGACGCGCTTTCAGATTCCTATCTGGCCATGTTCAAGCCGCTTCCCACAGAAGCCCTGAGCCCGGACAACGAACTGACCGAAGCCAAGATCAACCTGGGCCGCATGCTCTACTATGAGACCCGCATTTCCAAGAACGGCAAGATGTCCTGCAACTCCTGCCACATGCTGGACAAATACGGCCAGGACAACCTGCCCTTCTCCCCAGGACATGAAGGCAAGCTTGGCGGCCGTAGTTCCCCCAGCGTTTACAATGCCGCCTTCCATATCGCCCAGTTTTGGGACGGACGTGCGCCGACGGTGGAAGAGCAGGCCAAGGGCCCGGTGCTGAATCCGGTGGAGATGGGCATGCCCAGCGCCGACTTTGTGGTGGATGTCCTGAAGTCCATCCCCGGGTATGTGGAGGCCTTCAAAGCCGCTTTTCCTGGCGAGGAAAACCCGGTCCATTACGACAACTTTGGCAGAGCCATCGGCGCTTTTGAGCGCAAGCTCGTCACCCCCTCCCGCTGGGATGAGTATCTAAAAGGGCAGAAGGCGGCCCTGACCGCCGAGGAGCAGAAAGGCTACGAGACCTTTGCCAAAGCCGGCTGCGCCACCTGCCACAACGGACCTGCCATCGGCGGTGCCATGTATCACAAGCTGGGCCTCGTGAAAGCCTGGCCTGAGCTGAAGGATCTGGGCCGATATGAGGCGACGAAGGTGGACAGTGACAAGCATTTCTTCAAGGTCTCCAGCCTGCGCAACGTGACGGAAACCGGCCCATATCTGCATGACGGCTCCGTCACCAGCCTGGAGCAGATGGTCAGCATGATGGCCGAGCACCAGTTGGGTAAAACGCTGACGGCGGAGGAGACGGCCAGCATCGTGACCTTCCTGAAATCTCTCAAGGGAGAGATTCCTGCCGAGTACATCGCCCAGCCTGAGCTGCCTGCCAGCGGACCCAATACACCGAAGGCCTGA
- a CDS encoding DegT/DnrJ/EryC1/StrS family aminotransferase, whose protein sequence is MSVPLLDVNAQNHPLESELQAAFSRVLQHGRFIMGPEMETFEKEIADMVGVKHALAVSSGTDALLLALMALDIGPGDEVLCPAFTFFATAGAVSRLGAVPVFTDICPICFNMDVNDARAKITPRTKAIIPVHLFGQCADMDPILALAQEKGLRVIEDGAQAIGSTYKGRGCGSMGDFGAYSFFPSKNLGGFGDGGMLVTNDDALAEFARVLRVHGSKPKYYHHYVGGNFRMDTLQCALLSVKVKRYGEYTAQRQANAAHYTEALSALPGVVQADPSHCKCTTTQDAWLEGQGARIVLPVGYVHNTHIWNQYTLRVIGAGQRDSLRDHLQKAGIGCEIYYPLTLDQQPCFADLPEASLTGCEVSHRMAQEVLSIPIYGELTEAQRNEVIAGIAAWLSA, encoded by the coding sequence ATGTCCGTTCCGCTCCTCGACGTCAACGCCCAGAACCACCCTCTCGAATCTGAACTCCAGGCCGCCTTCAGCCGCGTGCTGCAGCATGGCCGGTTCATCATGGGGCCGGAAATGGAGACCTTTGAAAAAGAGATCGCCGACATGGTGGGTGTGAAGCATGCCCTGGCCGTCTCCTCCGGTACGGATGCGCTCCTTCTCGCGCTCATGGCCCTGGACATCGGTCCGGGGGATGAGGTGCTCTGCCCGGCCTTCACGTTTTTTGCCACGGCCGGGGCGGTTTCCCGTCTGGGAGCGGTGCCGGTCTTTACGGACATCTGCCCCATTTGCTTCAACATGGATGTGAATGATGCGCGGGCCAAAATCACCCCACGCACGAAGGCCATCATCCCGGTGCACCTCTTCGGCCAGTGTGCGGACATGGACCCCATCCTGGCGCTCGCCCAGGAAAAGGGACTGCGTGTCATTGAGGACGGCGCACAGGCCATCGGCTCCACATATAAAGGCCGTGGCTGCGGGTCCATGGGGGACTTTGGCGCGTACAGCTTTTTCCCCAGCAAGAACCTGGGCGGTTTTGGCGATGGCGGCATGCTGGTGACGAATGACGATGCCCTGGCCGAATTTGCCCGTGTGCTGCGGGTGCACGGCTCCAAGCCAAAGTACTACCATCACTACGTCGGCGGGAACTTCCGCATGGACACGCTCCAGTGCGCGCTGCTGAGTGTGAAGGTGAAGCGCTATGGCGAATATACCGCCCAGCGCCAGGCCAATGCGGCGCACTATACGGAGGCGCTCTCCGCCCTGCCCGGCGTGGTGCAGGCAGACCCTTCTCATTGCAAATGCACCACCACCCAGGACGCCTGGCTGGAAGGGCAGGGGGCGCGCATCGTCCTGCCGGTGGGCTATGTCCATAACACGCATATTTGGAATCAATACACCCTGCGGGTCATCGGGGCCGGGCAGCGGGATTCCCTTCGCGATCATTTGCAGAAGGCGGGCATCGGCTGTGAGATCTACTACCCGCTGACGCTGGACCAGCAGCCCTGCTTTGCTGACCTGCCGGAGGCCTCCCTCACTGGTTGTGAGGTTTCCCATCGCATGGCCCAGGAGGTGCTGAGCATCCCCATCTATGGCGAGCTGACCGAGGCGCAGCGGAACGAGGTGATCGCCGGCATCGCGGCCTGGCTCAGTGCTTGA
- a CDS encoding GtrA family protein → MLSQLSSLSHFVRSNDWRTILAHVNSRDAHPLLQFIKYGICGLGAFITHQVIWLALSVWAFPSIDSEIPKEIRAVNTTISNSIAVLFSTAVAYVTNILWVFKSGRHSRLVEIASFFGIGVISFAGGLLAGPYLIQMFGIDTRLAQVSMAVTSMLINFVCRKFFIFKH, encoded by the coding sequence ATGCTTTCCCAGCTAAGCTCCCTCTCGCATTTCGTCCGCTCCAATGACTGGCGCACCATCCTGGCGCATGTGAACTCCCGCGATGCGCATCCGCTGCTGCAGTTCATCAAATACGGCATCTGCGGGCTGGGTGCCTTCATCACCCATCAGGTCATCTGGCTTGCGCTGTCCGTCTGGGCCTTTCCCTCCATTGACTCTGAGATCCCCAAGGAGATCCGGGCCGTGAATACGACGATCAGCAATTCCATCGCGGTGCTCTTCAGCACGGCAGTGGCCTATGTGACTAACATCCTGTGGGTCTTCAAATCCGGACGTCACAGCCGCCTGGTGGAAATCGCCAGCTTCTTTGGCATCGGCGTGATCAGCTTTGCCGGCGGTCTGCTGGCCGGGCCTTATCTGATCCAGATGTTTGGCATTGATACCCGTCTGGCACAGGTGAGCATGGCCGTCACCTCCATGCTCATCAATTTTGTCTGCCGGAAGTTCTTTATCTTCAAGCACTGA
- a CDS encoding glycine zipper domain-containing protein, translating into MKTITLSLLAALGLVSCATGPNAQTGTVIGALGGAAAGGIIGNQSGRGLEGAAIGAGLGALGGNAIGNAQDQRNAQYRYEQGYDSRGYRGQQRPSGYYPNGQPYYGNPY; encoded by the coding sequence ATGAAAACCATCACACTCTCCCTCCTTGCCGCCCTCGGCCTTGTCTCCTGTGCCACCGGACCCAATGCCCAGACGGGCACGGTCATCGGTGCCCTCGGCGGTGCCGCAGCCGGCGGTATCATTGGCAATCAAAGCGGTCGCGGCCTGGAAGGTGCGGCCATCGGCGCTGGTCTGGGCGCCCTTGGTGGCAACGCCATCGGCAATGCCCAGGACCAGCGCAATGCACAATACCGCTATGAGCAGGGCTATGACAGCCGTGGCTACCGCGGCCAGCAGCGCCCCTCCGGTTATTACCCGAACGGCCAGCCCTATTACGGCAATCCATACTGA
- the rpmJ gene encoding 50S ribosomal protein L36 — protein sequence MRVRTSVKPLCELCRVIRRKGVVRVVCKNPRHKQRQG from the coding sequence ATGCGTGTCCGTACATCCGTCAAACCTCTCTGCGAACTCTGCCGCGTCATCCGCCGCAAAGGAGTAGTTCGCGTCGTCTGCAAAAACCCACGCCACAAGCAGCGTCAGGGTTAA
- the rpsM gene encoding 30S ribosomal protein S13, which translates to MARLLGVEIPNEKKIEYSLPYIYGIGLPLSRKILAASNIDPNVRAGELTDDQISLITQVIQGMAIVYEGDLRREQGMHMKRLLGINCYRATRHRRGLPVRGQRTHTNSRTRKGPRKTVGAQSKPGKK; encoded by the coding sequence ATGGCACGCCTACTTGGAGTCGAAATCCCGAACGAGAAAAAGATCGAATATTCCCTGCCATATATCTATGGCATCGGTCTTCCCCTGAGCCGCAAGATTCTTGCCGCCAGCAACATTGACCCTAACGTCCGCGCCGGAGAGCTGACGGATGACCAGATCTCCCTCATCACCCAGGTGATCCAGGGCATGGCCATCGTCTATGAAGGTGACCTTCGCCGTGAGCAGGGCATGCACATGAAACGCCTGCTGGGCATCAACTGCTACCGTGCTACCCGCCATCGTCGTGGCCTGCCTGTCCGCGGTCAGCGCACGCACACCAATTCCCGCACTCGCAAAGGTCCTCGCAAGACTGTGGGTGCTCAGAGCAAGCCCGGTAAGAAGTAA
- the rpsK gene encoding 30S ribosomal protein S11: MAEDTTTPAAAPEAATPEATPAPAPAPAAAGAPAASGAPAAPGADKLPTSGDRAVSQSIWAEIGGGDGPEATKIIKAKGSKNVSAGIVHVRSTFNNTMVSITDRGGNLMGWSTSGKMGFRGSRKGTAYAAQVVAQDACRQAMSHGLREVEVRLRGPGSGRESAVRAIQAMGVEVTVIKDATPIPHNGCRPPKARRV, from the coding sequence ATGGCAGAAGACACAACAACTCCGGCAGCCGCTCCTGAAGCAGCCACCCCAGAAGCCACTCCGGCTCCCGCACCCGCACCTGCAGCCGCTGGTGCTCCAGCAGCATCAGGCGCTCCTGCTGCCCCTGGCGCAGACAAGCTGCCTACCAGCGGTGACCGCGCCGTTTCCCAGAGTATCTGGGCCGAAATCGGTGGTGGCGATGGCCCTGAGGCTACGAAAATCATCAAGGCCAAAGGTTCGAAGAACGTCTCCGCAGGGATCGTTCACGTCCGCTCCACCTTCAATAACACGATGGTTTCCATCACCGACCGTGGCGGCAACCTGATGGGTTGGTCCACCTCCGGTAAAATGGGCTTCCGCGGTTCCCGTAAAGGCACAGCCTACGCGGCCCAGGTCGTCGCCCAGGATGCCTGCCGTCAGGCCATGAGCCACGGCCTCCGTGAAGTGGAAGTGCGCCTTCGCGGCCCCGGCTCCGGCCGTGAGTCCGCTGTCCGTGCCATCCAGGCCATGGGTGTGGAAGTCACCGTCATCAAAGACGCGACTCCGATCCCCCACAACGGCTGCCGTCCGCCGAAAGCCCGTCGCGTCTAA
- the rpsD gene encoding 30S ribosomal protein S4, translating into MARYTGPREKIARRFGVALFGPSKSLETRNFPPGQHGVKNSRRKNSDFAVALIEKQKLRFQYGVLEKQFRLTFAEAQRRKGVTGENLLQMLESRLDNVVFRMGFANTRFASRQLVSHRHITVNGGIVNIASYQVKPGDVIAAKQSPRSQQLVGRFLEMTLGNPSPDWVTVDRDKMSGVYNRVPIRDEINPIANEQLVVELYSR; encoded by the coding sequence ATGGCACGTTACACAGGTCCCCGCGAAAAGATCGCCCGTCGTTTTGGCGTCGCGCTTTTCGGTCCTTCCAAGTCCCTCGAAACCCGCAACTTCCCTCCAGGGCAGCACGGCGTTAAGAACTCCCGCCGCAAAAACTCTGATTTCGCAGTCGCCCTGATCGAAAAGCAGAAGCTGCGTTTCCAGTATGGCGTGCTTGAAAAGCAGTTTCGCCTCACTTTTGCAGAAGCCCAGCGTCGTAAAGGCGTGACCGGTGAAAACCTGCTTCAGATGCTGGAGTCCCGTCTCGACAACGTGGTTTTCCGCATGGGCTTTGCCAACACCCGCTTTGCCTCCCGGCAGCTCGTTAGCCATCGCCACATCACGGTGAACGGCGGCATCGTCAACATCGCCAGCTATCAGGTGAAGCCTGGTGACGTTATCGCCGCCAAGCAGTCCCCCCGTTCCCAGCAGCTCGTTGGCCGTTTCCTGGAAATGACCCTCGGCAACCCAAGCCCTGATTGGGTGACGGTGGATCGCGACAAGATGTCCGGCGTTTACAACCGCGTGCCGATCCGCGACGAGATCAACCCGATTGCCAATGAGCAGCTCGTGGTGGAACTCTACTCCCGTTAA
- a CDS encoding DUF971 domain-containing protein translates to MLIPEHLEIIGSELAIRWSDQSEDYIPCERLRAWSPSAETTGERDLLGKKYGGSDQKTYPGVTVRGWRTIGGYAIQFEFSDGHNTGLYSYDYLKALCQQAAKG, encoded by the coding sequence ATGCTCATTCCCGAACATCTTGAAATCATTGGTTCCGAACTCGCCATCCGCTGGTCGGACCAGTCTGAAGATTACATTCCCTGCGAGCGGCTGCGCGCCTGGTCACCCAGCGCGGAAACCACCGGCGAGCGTGACCTGCTGGGGAAAAAATATGGCGGTTCAGATCAAAAGACCTATCCCGGCGTGACCGTCCGTGGCTGGCGCACTATCGGCGGCTATGCCATCCAGTTCGAGTTTTCCGACGGCCACAACACCGGCCTCTACTCCTACGACTACCTCAAAGCCCTCTGCCAGCAGGCGGCAAAGGGGTGA
- a CDS encoding galactitol-1-phosphate 5-dehydrogenase, producing the protein MKALVLTAPCEFNYDTSFPDPAPGAGEVLVKIKACGICGSDIHGMDGRSGRRQMPIVMGHEAAGEIIEVGDGVTDWKVGERVTFDSTEYCGECEECQAGYVNLCPDRKVLGVSPGSYRRHGCFAEQIVLPERILYRIPETLSFEKAAFAEPVAIALHAVNLADGIEVGEAFADECEDGDCGSCGSHDHEGHDHAEGEACGHNHEEVRGGVAVVVGAGLIGLLVIQALKARGWERVIAVDLDDKRLELSKTLGADDAFNAKQENLAMHLREITGGDGADASFEVVGAAAPVDLAIRCVRKGGQVILVGNLQASTPFPLQEVVTRQITLRGSCSCAGEYPEAIRRIEDGSIQVEPLLSAVVPLEEGAGWFQRLYDNKEGLMKVVLTPAG; encoded by the coding sequence ATGAAAGCCCTCGTCCTCACTGCCCCCTGCGAATTCAATTACGACACCAGCTTCCCGGATCCTGCTCCCGGAGCCGGAGAGGTGCTGGTGAAAATCAAGGCCTGCGGCATCTGCGGCAGTGACATTCACGGTATGGATGGCCGCAGCGGCCGCCGCCAGATGCCCATCGTCATGGGGCATGAGGCGGCAGGAGAAATCATTGAGGTGGGTGATGGCGTGACCGACTGGAAGGTGGGCGAGCGCGTGACCTTCGACTCCACGGAATACTGCGGCGAGTGTGAGGAGTGCCAGGCTGGATACGTGAACCTCTGCCCGGACCGCAAGGTACTGGGAGTCTCCCCCGGCAGCTACCGCCGCCACGGCTGTTTTGCTGAACAAATCGTCCTGCCAGAGCGCATCCTGTACCGCATCCCGGAGACGCTTTCCTTTGAAAAAGCCGCCTTTGCCGAGCCGGTGGCTATCGCCCTGCATGCGGTGAATTTGGCCGATGGCATCGAGGTGGGGGAAGCCTTTGCTGATGAGTGTGAAGACGGTGACTGTGGCTCCTGCGGCAGCCACGATCACGAAGGTCATGATCACGCGGAAGGTGAAGCCTGCGGCCACAACCATGAAGAGGTGCGCGGCGGTGTGGCCGTCGTCGTCGGAGCAGGTCTGATCGGCCTGCTGGTCATCCAGGCGCTGAAGGCGCGGGGCTGGGAGCGTGTGATCGCCGTGGATCTGGATGACAAGCGCCTGGAGCTTTCCAAGACCCTGGGTGCCGATGATGCCTTCAATGCGAAGCAGGAAAATCTGGCCATGCACCTGCGCGAAATCACCGGTGGTGACGGCGCCGATGCCAGCTTTGAAGTGGTGGGGGCCGCCGCTCCCGTGGACCTGGCCATCCGCTGTGTGCGCAAAGGCGGGCAGGTCATCCTGGTAGGAAATCTCCAGGCCAGCACGCCGTTTCCGCTTCAGGAAGTCGTCACCCGCCAGATCACCCTGCGCGGCTCCTGCTCTTGCGCAGGCGAGTATCCCGAAGCCATCCGCCGCATTGAAGACGGCAGTATCCAGGTGGAGCCCTTGCTCAGCGCTGTGGTCCCCCTGGAAGAAGGAGCCGGCTGGTTCCAACGCCTCTACGACAACAAAGAGGGCCTCATGAAAGTGGTGCTCACGCCTGCTGGCTGA
- a CDS encoding sulfatase yields the protein MRLLFLSLLIPCLSLAQETAPAPLKPNVILIVADDLGYSDIGCYGSKTIRTPHLDRMAAEGVRFTSFTVAQAVCSASRAALMTGCYPNRVGMQGALNHTSLEGIHPDEFLMPELFKQRGYATAIHGKWHLGTADMFHPMKHGFDEFWGIPYSNDNSKYHPSLAAEMPPLPLYDNEKVSKTDPDQSLFTRHITEKSVSFIRRNEKKPFFLYVPHIMPHVPIFASERFKGKSPHGLYADVVEELDWSVGMILAAVEQAGVADNTLVIFMSDNGPFLSYGNHAGVAAPLREGKLTSYDGGVRVPFIVRWPGKVLAGKVNDELFTAMDLMPTFMAWGEDAEPATSTKTLDGKDVSDLLLGKGDAKSPHEAIAVYAGAELQAIRTGEWKLHFAHPYITPHETPGRDGKPANWENMKPAAITQSGIEGIATRHGYKVAQQPVALYNLKEDLSESNDVSAAHPDVVERLQTLAEPFRQKLGDKLTETTGTEVRPLGRAEK from the coding sequence ATGCGCCTGCTATTCCTTTCCCTCCTCATCCCCTGTCTCTCTCTGGCCCAGGAGACCGCACCGGCTCCGCTAAAGCCCAACGTCATCCTCATCGTCGCCGATGACCTCGGGTATTCAGACATCGGCTGCTACGGCTCCAAGACCATCCGCACGCCGCACCTGGACCGCATGGCGGCGGAGGGCGTCCGTTTCACCTCCTTTACCGTGGCTCAGGCGGTGTGCAGTGCCTCACGTGCGGCATTGATGACCGGCTGTTATCCCAACCGCGTGGGCATGCAAGGGGCACTGAACCACACCAGCCTGGAAGGCATCCACCCGGATGAATTTTTGATGCCGGAGCTCTTCAAGCAGCGCGGTTATGCCACTGCCATTCATGGCAAATGGCACCTGGGCACGGCGGATATGTTTCATCCCATGAAGCACGGTTTCGATGAATTTTGGGGCATCCCGTATTCCAACGATAACAGCAAATATCATCCCTCCCTGGCCGCCGAGATGCCGCCGCTGCCGCTCTATGATAACGAGAAGGTCAGCAAAACCGACCCTGATCAGAGCCTCTTCACCCGCCATATCACGGAGAAGTCCGTCAGCTTCATCCGCCGCAACGAGAAGAAGCCCTTCTTCCTCTACGTGCCGCACATCATGCCGCATGTGCCCATCTTTGCCTCGGAGCGGTTCAAAGGAAAATCCCCGCACGGTCTCTATGCTGATGTGGTGGAGGAGCTGGACTGGAGTGTGGGCATGATCCTCGCCGCTGTGGAGCAGGCCGGTGTGGCAGACAACACCCTGGTCATCTTCATGTCCGATAACGGTCCCTTCCTGAGCTATGGCAACCATGCTGGTGTGGCCGCGCCTTTGCGCGAGGGAAAACTCACCAGCTATGACGGCGGCGTGCGCGTGCCCTTCATCGTCCGCTGGCCCGGCAAGGTGCTTGCCGGAAAGGTGAATGATGAACTCTTCACCGCCATGGACCTCATGCCCACCTTCATGGCCTGGGGTGAGGATGCGGAGCCTGCCACGTCCACCAAGACTCTCGACGGCAAGGACGTGTCAGACCTTTTGTTAGGCAAAGGAGATGCCAAAAGCCCGCATGAGGCCATCGCCGTGTATGCCGGTGCGGAGCTCCAGGCCATCCGAACGGGTGAATGGAAGCTACACTTTGCCCACCCTTACATCACTCCGCATGAGACTCCTGGCCGGGACGGCAAACCGGCTAACTGGGAGAATATGAAACCCGCCGCCATCACCCAGTCCGGCATCGAGGGCATCGCCACCCGTCATGGTTACAAGGTGGCGCAGCAACCCGTCGCCCTTTACAATCTGAAAGAGGACCTGAGCGAAAGCAACGACGTCAGCGCCGCCCATCCGGACGTGGTCGAGCGCCTGCAAACGCTGGCTGAGCCTTTCCGCCAGAAGCTGGGGGATAAGCTGACTGAAACCACCGGCACCGAAGTGCGACCTCTGGGCCGCGCTGAAAAATAG
- the rimO gene encoding 30S ribosomal protein S12 methylthiotransferase RimO produces the protein MIKVGLVSLGCAKNLIDSEIMVGHLQQAGMTMTPEADLADVLIINTCSFIDMAKKESVGAVHEAVDAREEAPQRKRQKIIVAGCLSQRFAQELPGLMPEVDAFIGLDQITQVAPIIQRLMGSEDGQENHVTRQPKYIPDYDTPRFRLTPKHFAYIKIAEGCNHTCSFCIIPRIRGRHRSRTQESVVKEARQLIESGVKEINLISQDTTYFGMDLWEGERPKPRSEVDSTKGDSLSTLIREINAIPGDFWIRLLYTHPAHWSDDLISAIAESPKVARYIDMPLQHISDNMLTLMKRETDGAYIRNLIRRIRAGIPGIAIRTTFIVGFPGETEADFNELVQFIEDEKFERAGVFNYSREEDTRAAKMEGQIHHMTRKARWNEAMRAIQRSVEHVNREQVGKTLRVLIEEPGVARSEMDAPDIDTTVFVDKSLPIGSFADVTIKDWRGYDLVA, from the coding sequence ATGATCAAAGTCGGTCTCGTTTCCCTCGGCTGCGCCAAGAACCTCATTGACTCCGAAATCATGGTCGGCCACCTCCAGCAGGCAGGCATGACCATGACCCCGGAGGCAGATCTTGCCGATGTCCTCATCATCAATACCTGCTCCTTCATTGACATGGCCAAAAAGGAAAGCGTCGGCGCGGTCCACGAGGCTGTCGATGCGCGGGAGGAAGCGCCACAGCGCAAACGCCAGAAGATCATCGTCGCCGGCTGCCTGTCCCAGCGCTTTGCGCAGGAACTGCCCGGCCTCATGCCGGAAGTAGATGCCTTCATTGGCCTGGACCAGATCACCCAGGTCGCCCCCATCATCCAGCGCCTCATGGGCAGCGAGGATGGCCAGGAAAACCACGTCACCCGCCAGCCGAAGTACATCCCGGATTACGATACCCCGCGCTTCCGCCTCACTCCGAAGCACTTCGCCTACATCAAGATTGCCGAAGGCTGCAACCACACCTGCTCCTTTTGCATCATCCCGCGCATCCGCGGCCGCCATCGCAGCCGCACCCAGGAAAGCGTCGTCAAAGAAGCCCGCCAGCTCATCGAAAGTGGCGTCAAAGAAATCAATCTCATTTCCCAGGACACCACCTACTTCGGCATGGATCTTTGGGAAGGCGAGCGGCCCAAACCGCGCAGCGAGGTGGACTCCACCAAAGGCGATTCCCTCTCCACCCTCATCCGCGAGATCAACGCCATCCCCGGCGACTTCTGGATCCGCCTGCTTTACACGCATCCCGCGCACTGGAGCGACGACCTCATTTCCGCCATCGCTGAAAGCCCCAAAGTGGCCCGTTACATTGACATGCCTCTGCAGCACATCAGCGACAACATGCTGACGCTGATGAAGCGCGAAACCGATGGCGCCTATATCCGCAACCTGATCCGGCGCATTCGTGCCGGCATCCCCGGCATCGCCATCCGCACCACCTTCATCGTCGGCTTCCCCGGCGAGACCGAGGCCGATTTCAATGAGCTGGTCCAGTTCATTGAGGATGAAAAATTCGAGCGCGCTGGCGTCTTTAATTACTCCCGTGAAGAGGACACCCGCGCCGCCAAAATGGAAGGCCAGATCCATCACATGACTCGTAAAGCCCGCTGGAACGAAGCCATGCGCGCCATCCAGCGCAGCGTCGAGCACGTCAACCGCGAGCAGGTCGGCAAAACCCTCCGAGTCCTCATCGAAGAACCCGGCGTTGCCCGCAGCGAGATGGACGCTCCCGATATCGACACCACCGTCTTCGTGGACAAGTCCCTCCCCATCGGCAGCTTCGCCGACGTCACCATTAAAGACTGGCGCGGGTATGATCTGGTGGCCTGA